The following proteins are co-located in the Rattus norvegicus strain BN/NHsdMcwi chromosome 19, GRCr8, whole genome shotgun sequence genome:
- the LOC134483215 gene encoding uncharacterized protein LOC134483215 isoform X1: MFSHLRKRFGRGNVDSGETRVKESGLSSQSNDGERQHFWGMWNVGRETSSPGTDLSKNQAMKEKERLIKELQLITEERNDLRDRLKFLTERSMKNRPHFRPNPYYEDLERMEEAVISILHNLEMENTEVHENNHKLKKEMTFSRNLLSQLLMENTCRKKLFPLKQESKEVHLDCALNQKYLVDFNKKDKDHQRPEPALSGLRKCKRAGIGHTPVRELPEE, from the exons atgttttcccatcttcgcaagcgttttgggagggggaacgtcgattctggagagactagagtgaaggagtctggcctttcgtctcaaagtaatgatggagaaagacagcacttctggggaatgtgga acgttgggagagaaacatcatcccctggcactgacctaagcaagaatcaggccatgaaggaaaaggagaggctgattaaagagctgcagctcattaccgaggagagaaatgacctgagagatcgcctgaagTTTCTAAccgagagatccatgaagaacag gccacacttcaggccaaatccatattatgaagacctggagagaatggaggaggcggtcatatcaattctgcacaacttagagatggagaacactgaggtccatgagaacaaccataagctgaagaaggagatgaccttctctag aaacctgctcagccagctcctgatggagaacacatgtaggaagaagttgttcccactgaagcaggagagcaaggaggtacatcttgattgtgcactgaaccagaaatatttggttgacttcaacaagaaagataaagaccatcaacggccagaaccagcattatcag gtctcagaaagtgcaagagagctggaattggacacaccccagtaagagagcttcctgaagaataa